One Rickettsiales bacterium genomic window carries:
- a CDS encoding response regulator codes for MKALSKKTSLKKAFGNLAQVGVLIADGDRRIAAIVREVMESLGFSAIHIVHDGTEAIKVMKTEKIDMLITDWRMTPMDGISLVKYLRHDKDSPNRFLPIIMLTGYVGKEHVEIARDVGVTEFVVKPFSAKTLCDRIILLIDNPRGFVMNQNFVGPDRRRRHILPPDKTEKRHR; via the coding sequence ATGAAAGCATTAAGTAAAAAAACCTCATTGAAAAAAGCTTTCGGTAATTTAGCGCAGGTCGGTGTGCTGATTGCGGACGGTGATCGCCGTATAGCCGCCATCGTGCGGGAAGTAATGGAAAGCCTTGGATTCAGCGCAATCCACATCGTGCATGACGGCACCGAAGCCATCAAAGTTATGAAGACTGAAAAGATTGACATGCTGATCACGGACTGGCGCATGACGCCGATGGACGGGATCAGTCTTGTTAAATACCTGCGTCACGACAAAGACTCACCCAACCGCTTTCTTCCCATCATCATGCTGACAGGCTATGTCGGTAAAGAGCATGTTGAAATTGCGCGCGACGTAGGGGTAACGGAATTTGTCGTCAAACCGTTCAGCGCCAAGACGCTGTGCGACCGTATTATTCTGCTGATCGACAATCCACGCGGATTCGTCATGAATCAGAACTTCGTCGGCCCGGATAGAAGAAGACGCCATATTCTACCGCCCGACAAAACCGAAAAACGGCACAGATAA
- the tsaE gene encoding tRNA (adenosine(37)-N6)-threonylcarbamoyltransferase complex ATPase subunit type 1 TsaE — protein sequence MILYTFNALSIEEMQLLAQNIAGKLHLGDIVTLSGEVGAGKTSFARALIQSLTRPDMEVASPTFTLMQSYDARLADGATATLWHLDLYRLKAEEELEELGLEELWPLLTLIEWPKIAEHRIPARRLDISFDFGDKRDTRKLTLSGDAIWSERLKDLL from the coding sequence ATGATATTATATACATTTAACGCTTTGTCTATTGAAGAAATGCAACTGCTTGCGCAGAATATCGCCGGAAAGTTGCATTTAGGTGACATAGTGACGCTGAGCGGAGAAGTAGGGGCGGGGAAGACCAGTTTCGCTCGCGCGCTCATCCAAAGTCTGACTCGCCCGGACATGGAAGTTGCCAGCCCTACTTTCACGCTTATGCAGTCCTATGACGCAAGACTCGCGGATGGAGCAACGGCCACGTTATGGCATCTGGATCTCTACAGACTCAAAGCAGAAGAAGAGCTGGAAGAATTGGGGCTGGAGGAGTTATGGCCCCTGCTTACGCTGATCGAATGGCCGAAGATCGCCGAGCACCGAATTCCGGCGCGGCGGCTTGATATTTCCTTTGATTTTGGGGACAAACGTGATACGCGAAAACTCACCCTTTCGGGCGATGCAATATGGAGCGAGCGGTTAAAGGATTTGCTATGA
- a CDS encoding phosphotransferase — protein MNRTDAIDQFLAASGWGGARRTMLAGDASFRKYERVFLGEKSAVLMDAPPDKEDIRPFMKAAEYLTQTGLSAPQILASDEAHGFLLLEDLGDDLFARVMEKHPETERELYLAATEVLVTLYKDAKAGGVNPFEPFSIEKMLQQVALLPEWFMPFVSGASCPEEIKQEYLDIWRRTLAKLPALQQVTVIYDYHAENLLWLPGREGVAKAGLLDFQDAMLGSPAYDLVSILEDVRRDITSDTVQHALDYYLEKTGIAREEFMAAYHMMGAQRNCRIAGTFARLYVRDHKPRYLTFMPRVWRLIEKDVSHPLMAEVRQWLDTHIKREWRQLRVAA, from the coding sequence ATGAACAGGACGGATGCGATCGATCAATTTCTGGCCGCCAGCGGATGGGGAGGTGCCAGGCGCACAATGCTGGCGGGCGATGCTTCGTTCCGTAAATATGAGCGTGTGTTTCTTGGCGAAAAAAGTGCCGTTTTGATGGATGCTCCGCCTGATAAGGAAGATATACGTCCTTTCATGAAAGCTGCGGAATATCTGACGCAGACGGGACTCAGCGCGCCGCAGATTCTTGCCTCTGATGAGGCACATGGTTTCCTGCTGCTGGAAGACCTTGGAGACGATCTGTTTGCCAGAGTCATGGAAAAGCATCCTGAAACCGAGCGGGAACTCTATCTTGCGGCAACCGAGGTGCTGGTTACGCTTTATAAGGATGCTAAAGCTGGCGGCGTTAACCCTTTTGAGCCGTTCAGCATTGAAAAAATGCTGCAGCAGGTTGCTTTGCTGCCGGAATGGTTCATGCCGTTTGTTTCCGGAGCTTCCTGCCCTGAGGAAATCAAGCAGGAATATCTGGATATCTGGCGCCGCACCCTTGCCAAATTGCCAGCACTTCAGCAGGTCACGGTCATTTACGATTACCACGCAGAAAACTTGCTATGGCTTCCCGGCCGTGAAGGGGTTGCAAAAGCAGGATTGCTGGATTTCCAGGACGCTATGCTTGGCTCCCCCGCTTATGATCTGGTTTCCATTCTGGAAGATGTGCGCCGTGACATCACGTCAGATACAGTGCAGCATGCGCTGGATTATTACCTGGAGAAAACCGGAATCGCGCGAGAGGAATTCATGGCAGCCTATCACATGATGGGAGCGCAGCGAAATTGCCGCATTGCGGGTACGTTCGCGCGTTTATATGTGCGCGACCACAAGCCCCGTTACCTTACTTTCATGCCGCGCGTGTGGCGTCTTATTGAAAAAGACGTATCGCATCCGCTTATGGCGGAAGTGCGACAATGGCTGGATACACATATCAAGCGGGAATGGCGTCAGTTAAGAGTGGCTGCCTGA
- the ggt gene encoding gamma-glutamyltransferase: MRSDLSLRRFLWTAVVALLSVPAVATAQEGILAAPPAHYDYDRDTFHPVYAQHGMVATEQALASQVGADILKQGGNAVDAAVGVGFALAVVLPNAGNIGGGGFMLVHDEKTGKDIALDFREVAPGKATETMFQDENGNVIKDASLYTHNAVGVPGTVAGMQYALEHWGTMKLADVIAPSISLAEKGFPVSYGLAHMLELEKAHLAPWESTRKIFFRDGHPLREGDMLVQKDLGHSLSLIATQGPKAFYNGEIADRIVAEMKQHGGIMTRKDFEDYKVAVREPVSGEYRGFKVVSMPPPSSGGVHIIEILNMLEHYPLSQYGFGSAKAIHYMAEAMKLAYADRSKYLGDPDFTKVPVKGLTSKHYADELVQRIDPVKPLPAEAFKPGNPLPYESSQTTHYSIVDGKGNAVAVTYTLNFDFGSGIVAEGTGIMLNDEMDDFSSKPGVPNGYGVTGGKANAIEPRKRPLSSMSPTFVLKNGKIWLVTGSPGGSRIITTTLQTILNMIDFGMNPAEAATAPRVHDQWLPDTLRIEKGLSPDTLKILQDEGYHVSPEPTMGRVQIIQVRDDGVYGYSDSRNPDGAAIGY, translated from the coding sequence ATGCGCTCAGATTTATCGCTCCGCCGGTTCTTATGGACGGCGGTCGTGGCACTATTATCTGTTCCTGCGGTTGCAACCGCGCAAGAAGGCATATTGGCCGCTCCTCCAGCACATTATGATTATGACCGGGATACCTTCCATCCCGTATATGCTCAGCATGGCATGGTCGCAACCGAACAGGCACTCGCAAGCCAGGTTGGCGCGGATATCTTAAAGCAGGGCGGAAATGCTGTTGATGCGGCAGTTGGCGTAGGCTTTGCGCTGGCAGTAGTGCTGCCCAATGCGGGCAATATCGGCGGTGGCGGCTTTATGCTCGTGCACGACGAAAAGACGGGCAAGGACATCGCTCTGGACTTTCGCGAAGTGGCTCCCGGCAAGGCAACCGAAACCATGTTCCAGGATGAAAATGGCAATGTTATAAAAGATGCCTCCCTCTATACGCATAATGCGGTTGGTGTTCCGGGCACAGTTGCAGGCATGCAGTATGCGCTGGAGCATTGGGGCACTATGAAACTGGCAGATGTAATCGCGCCGTCGATTAGCCTGGCGGAAAAAGGCTTTCCCGTAAGTTACGGGCTTGCCCACATGCTGGAGTTGGAAAAAGCGCATCTTGCTCCATGGGAAAGCACCCGCAAGATTTTCTTCAGGGACGGCCATCCCTTACGCGAGGGGGATATGCTCGTGCAGAAAGACCTGGGCCATTCGCTTAGCCTCATTGCTACACAGGGACCGAAAGCATTTTATAATGGGGAGATTGCCGATCGGATAGTCGCTGAGATGAAACAGCATGGCGGCATCATGACCAGAAAGGATTTTGAAGATTATAAGGTCGCTGTGCGCGAACCGGTCAGCGGGGAATATCGCGGATTCAAAGTTGTCTCCATGCCACCGCCCAGTTCCGGCGGTGTTCATATCATCGAGATACTGAACATGCTGGAACATTATCCGCTGTCGCAATACGGATTCGGTAGCGCGAAGGCAATTCATTATATGGCTGAAGCCATGAAGCTTGCCTATGCGGACCGCTCCAAATATCTGGGCGATCCTGATTTCACTAAAGTTCCCGTTAAAGGGCTAACTTCCAAACATTACGCAGACGAACTCGTCCAAAGAATAGACCCGGTAAAGCCTTTGCCTGCGGAGGCATTCAAGCCCGGCAATCCTCTACCTTATGAAAGCAGCCAGACAACGCATTATTCTATCGTGGATGGCAAAGGCAATGCGGTGGCCGTCACTTACACGCTCAATTTCGATTTCGGCAGCGGCATTGTGGCGGAAGGTACTGGTATTATGCTCAACGATGAAATGGATGATTTTTCTTCCAAGCCAGGTGTGCCTAACGGCTATGGTGTTACTGGCGGCAAGGCAAACGCTATCGAACCGCGAAAACGCCCTCTATCTTCTATGTCACCGACTTTTGTGCTGAAGAACGGCAAGATATGGCTGGTCACCGGCAGCCCCGGCGGTTCCCGCATCATCACCACAACACTGCAAACCATCCTGAACATGATAGATTTCGGCATGAACCCGGCCGAAGCCGCCACCGCACCACGCGTGCATGACCAGTGGCTGCCCGATACATTGCGCATCGAAAAGGGGCTGAGTCCGGACACATTGAAAATCCTACAGGACGAAGGCTATCATGTCTCGCCGGAACCGACGATGGGACGCGTGCAGATCATACAGGTGAGGGATGACGGCGTATACGGCTATTCCGATTCGCGCAATCCGGACGGTGCGGCGATAGGGTATTAA
- a CDS encoding FixH family protein: MEHTAARPSDRFIPYYIALFFVMLMALIFWFVWLCIRNYPGEVVKHAYQDGLYYNQAIAHSEAQAKLGWHTDLTFNTQGKNVQTILTLADKSGKPITNAEVKAWFIRPTHAGFDQSDLAMNNDGNGHYSLKNTLPLSGEWNVHLSATCQGQNYQLVRHLELK; this comes from the coding sequence ATGGAACACACTGCCGCAAGACCTTCGGATCGTTTTATTCCCTATTATATCGCACTGTTCTTCGTCATGCTGATGGCCCTGATTTTCTGGTTCGTCTGGCTATGCATCCGCAATTATCCGGGCGAAGTCGTAAAACACGCCTATCAGGACGGGCTGTATTATAACCAGGCTATTGCGCATTCCGAAGCTCAGGCAAAGCTTGGCTGGCATACAGACTTAACGTTCAATACGCAGGGAAAGAATGTGCAGACCATTCTCACACTTGCGGATAAGAGCGGTAAACCGATTACGAATGCCGAAGTAAAAGCCTGGTTTATCAGGCCGACCCATGCGGGATTCGATCAGTCTGATCTCGCTATGAATAATGACGGCAATGGACATTACAGCCTGAAAAACACCCTGCCGTTATCCGGCGAATGGAATGTCCATCTCTCTGCGACCTGTCAGGGCCAGAATTACCAGCTGGTAAGGCACCTGGAGCTTAAATAA
- the ccoG gene encoding cytochrome c oxidase accessory protein CcoG, translated as MGDITYFEKPPTIYPKRVWGRYRKLKWIVMAVLLGIYYLAPFLRYHRGPLAPSQAILIDLPSRRAYFFGIEIWPHEVYYVAGLLVLAAIVLFFVSSLLGRVWCGYACPQTVWTDLFIWVERLVQGDRNARMKLDKSPLSLEKIWKKGLTHFIWIAIGVLTGGAWVLYFNDAPTLIRDAMHLHVSTNVAIWVLGLTFSTYTMAGFAREQVCSYMCPYARFQSAMFDKDTLIISYDKERGEPRGNYKAGASREGLGDCIDCGNCVTVCPTGIDIRNGLQMECIACGMCVDACNNVMDKVNLPRGLIRYDTDNNQAKRSEAKACGTGCKETLNIVRPRTIYYTIVLCAVGGLMLYSLLTRLPLDILVIHDRNPLFVKLSDGSVRNDYDIKIMNMTDDTHHYTLTVSGINDPHIHVEGAGTPKPEDLTAAPDSVAEYRVMIAAHDVAQKRTDIQFILKDNTTGKTASHPSLFINGK; from the coding sequence ATGGGCGACATAACGTATTTTGAGAAACCGCCGACGATATACCCCAAGCGAGTCTGGGGACGTTACCGTAAACTCAAATGGATCGTGATGGCCGTACTGCTGGGCATATATTACCTGGCCCCCTTCCTGCGTTATCACCGCGGTCCCCTGGCTCCAAGTCAGGCAATTCTGATCGATCTGCCCAGTCGCCGGGCGTATTTTTTCGGTATCGAGATATGGCCGCATGAGGTCTACTATGTCGCAGGGCTATTGGTGCTTGCGGCAATCGTGCTATTCTTCGTCTCCTCCTTGCTCGGACGTGTCTGGTGCGGCTATGCCTGTCCACAGACTGTATGGACCGATCTTTTTATCTGGGTGGAACGTCTCGTCCAGGGGGATCGCAATGCCCGTATGAAGCTGGATAAATCCCCACTCTCGCTTGAGAAAATATGGAAAAAGGGGCTGACCCATTTTATCTGGATTGCCATCGGTGTGCTAACCGGCGGCGCTTGGGTGCTGTATTTCAATGACGCCCCCACACTTATTCGCGATGCAATGCACCTGCATGTTTCGACAAACGTCGCAATCTGGGTGCTAGGCCTGACGTTCTCCACATACACTATGGCCGGGTTCGCTCGGGAGCAGGTATGCTCGTATATGTGCCCGTACGCACGTTTCCAGTCGGCAATGTTCGACAAAGATACGCTGATCATCTCTTACGATAAGGAGCGCGGCGAGCCGCGTGGCAACTATAAGGCAGGCGCAAGCCGTGAGGGGCTGGGAGATTGTATCGATTGCGGCAATTGCGTAACCGTATGTCCGACCGGTATCGATATTCGTAACGGCCTGCAGATGGAATGTATTGCCTGCGGCATGTGTGTGGATGCCTGCAACAATGTCATGGACAAGGTTAACCTGCCGCGCGGCCTGATACGCTACGACACGGATAATAATCAGGCCAAGCGTTCGGAAGCGAAAGCCTGCGGAACAGGCTGCAAGGAAACGTTAAACATTGTACGTCCGCGCACGATCTATTATACCATCGTTTTATGCGCCGTCGGCGGATTGATGCTTTATAGCCTGCTCACGCGCCTGCCGCTCGATATTCTGGTTATCCATGACCGCAATCCGCTCTTCGTTAAACTGTCGGATGGCAGCGTTCGCAACGATTATGACATCAAGATTATGAACATGACCGATGATACCCATCATTATACACTGACGGTCTCCGGCATTAACGATCCGCATATCCATGTGGAAGGAGCAGGCACTCCAAAGCCCGAAGATCTGACCGCAGCCCCGGACAGTGTGGCCGAATACCGCGTCATGATTGCCGCGCATGATGTAGCCCAGAAGCGCACAGATATACAATTTATCCTCAAAGATAATACAACAGGCAAAACCGCCTCTCACCCCTCCCTTTTTATCAATGGTAAATAA
- the ccoP gene encoding cytochrome-c oxidase, cbb3-type subunit III, translated as MSNKPEKDELSGAETTGHEWDGIKELNKPAPRWWLVSFIATIIWAFGYWFFFPAWPVPGGSTHGSLGWTEHRELAKEEKEMSVLHEKYMAKIHDASLEDIQNDKNMYEFARAAGAAAFRQNCTACHGVDAQGSKGFPNLADDDWLWGGKLKDIYTTIRVGVRSPHPDTRSTQMPAFGKDGILTAPQIEDVAEFVQKLHQGEKAEKTPAYERGKALFATNCSICHGVNGQGSQKVGAPRLSDDIWLYGGDKATIIETITYARRGVMPTWEERLGDDTIKELAIYVHSLGGGQ; from the coding sequence ATGAGCAATAAACCGGAAAAAGACGAACTGAGCGGTGCGGAAACCACAGGCCATGAATGGGATGGCATTAAGGAATTGAATAAGCCCGCCCCGCGCTGGTGGCTGGTTTCTTTCATCGCAACCATCATCTGGGCGTTCGGCTACTGGTTCTTTTTCCCTGCCTGGCCGGTTCCGGGTGGAAGCACGCATGGCAGTCTCGGCTGGACGGAGCATCGCGAGCTCGCCAAAGAAGAAAAGGAAATGTCTGTTCTGCATGAAAAGTACATGGCGAAAATCCATGATGCTTCTCTGGAAGACATCCAGAACGATAAGAATATGTATGAGTTCGCCCGTGCAGCCGGTGCTGCGGCTTTTCGCCAGAACTGCACCGCATGCCATGGAGTGGATGCGCAGGGCAGCAAAGGTTTCCCCAATCTGGCGGATGATGACTGGTTGTGGGGCGGTAAATTGAAGGACATCTATACGACTATACGCGTAGGTGTACGTTCGCCCCATCCCGACACCCGCAGCACGCAGATGCCTGCTTTTGGTAAGGATGGCATCCTGACCGCACCGCAGATTGAAGACGTGGCCGAATTCGTGCAGAAACTGCACCAAGGGGAAAAGGCTGAAAAAACGCCTGCTTACGAACGCGGTAAGGCATTGTTTGCGACCAACTGCTCCATCTGCCACGGCGTAAATGGCCAGGGCAGCCAGAAAGTTGGAGCTCCGCGCCTGAGTGATGATATTTGGTTGTATGGGGGCGATAAAGCCACTATTATAGAAACGATTACATATGCCCGCCGCGGCGTGATGCCGACCTGGGAAGAGCGTCTGGGCGATGACACAATCAAAGAACTGGCAATATATGTCCACTCATTAGGTGGCGGCCAGTAA
- the ccoO gene encoding cytochrome-c oxidase, cbb3-type subunit II, with translation MISHGKIERNSMLLLILAIIVVSIGGMVEILPLFRVEATIEPVKGIRPLTPLELAGENIYIRENCAVCHSQQIRSLRSDVARYGHYSLAAESMYDHPFLWGSKRIGPDIARLGGKYSDAWHVAHLMDPRSVVPESIMPTYSFLMQRGVDLTDISDHLKTLRSLGVPYTQEMIDNAYNDAITQANNDADSTGLKKRYGNNVNVRDFDDQPAFVSEMDALVAYLQQLGTQVDFKDYNPEMDPRDKGVPAKDLTGKP, from the coding sequence ATGATTAGCCATGGAAAAATCGAACGTAACTCGATGCTGCTGCTGATCCTGGCGATCATCGTAGTATCCATAGGTGGTATGGTCGAGATTCTTCCCTTGTTCAGGGTTGAAGCAACTATCGAACCGGTGAAGGGGATCCGCCCGCTCACACCGTTGGAGCTGGCAGGTGAGAATATCTATATCCGTGAGAATTGCGCAGTCTGCCATAGCCAGCAGATCCGCTCTCTGCGTAGCGACGTAGCGCGCTACGGGCATTATTCACTGGCTGCGGAAAGCATGTACGATCATCCGTTCCTGTGGGGCTCAAAGCGTATCGGTCCGGATATTGCCCGCCTTGGCGGAAAATATTCCGACGCGTGGCATGTGGCGCATCTGATGGATCCGCGTTCCGTTGTGCCGGAATCCATCATGCCGACCTATAGTTTCCTCATGCAGCGCGGTGTGGACCTGACAGATATATCAGATCATCTTAAAACCCTGCGCAGCCTCGGGGTTCCTTATACGCAGGAAATGATCGATAACGCATATAACGATGCTATCACGCAGGCGAATAACGATGCTGATTCCACCGGCCTTAAGAAGCGTTATGGAAATAACGTCAACGTCCGTGACTTTGATGACCAGCCTGCATTCGTATCTGAAATGGACGCGCTTGTAGCCTATCTTCAGCAGCTGGGCACACAGGTCGATTTCAAGGATTACAATCCTGAAATGGACCCGCGCGACAAAGGCGTGCCTGCTAAAGATTTGACAGGAAAACCATGA
- the ccoN gene encoding cytochrome-c oxidase, cbb3-type subunit I yields the protein MTTQATSTPLPRYNDDIVRMCTVAALAWAVVGMGMGVFIAFQLAFPHLNFEPFFNFGRLRPVHTTGVIFAFGGNVLIGTSFYVVQRTCRARLWGGDKLAKFVFWGYQLFIVLAITGYVFGINQSKEYAEPEWYADLLLTVVWVTYFLIFMMTLKNRTEPHIYVANWFYLGFIVTIAMLHIVNNLAVPVSLHSTKSYSVAAGVQSAMIQWWYGHNAVGFFLTAGFLGIMYYYVPKQANRPIYSYRLSIIHFWSLIFLYIWVGSHHLLYTALPDWVQTLGMTFSIMLWLPSWGGMINGMMTLNNAWHKLREDPILQFLIISLAFYGMSTFEGPVLAIKEVNALAHYTDWIVGHVHSGTLGWVGFISFGALYHMVPVLWKKQRLYSITLVRIHLWVGTIGIVLYLVAMWSAGIMQGLMDREYDANGFLVHSFVEIVQARWPFYLMRAVGGVLYLTGVVIMIYNVWKTVNDKSVPAVAVTKETVA from the coding sequence ATGACGACTCAAGCCACTTCAACCCCCCTCCCCCGTTATAATGACGATATTGTAAGAATGTGTACGGTGGCCGCTTTGGCATGGGCCGTCGTGGGCATGGGCATGGGCGTATTTATCGCATTCCAGCTCGCATTCCCGCACCTGAACTTTGAACCGTTCTTCAACTTCGGCCGCCTCCGCCCGGTGCACACCACTGGCGTTATTTTTGCTTTTGGCGGTAACGTGCTGATTGGAACAAGTTTTTATGTTGTGCAGCGTACCTGCCGCGCGCGTCTGTGGGGCGGCGACAAGCTGGCCAAATTTGTCTTCTGGGGCTATCAGCTTTTCATTGTCCTGGCCATAACCGGTTATGTGTTCGGGATCAACCAGAGCAAGGAATATGCTGAGCCGGAATGGTATGCCGACCTTCTGCTTACGGTTGTCTGGGTAACCTATTTCCTTATCTTTATGATGACGCTGAAAAACCGTACGGAACCGCATATCTACGTGGCTAACTGGTTCTATCTCGGCTTCATCGTGACGATTGCCATGCTGCATATCGTCAATAACCTCGCGGTTCCGGTATCGCTTCACTCCACCAAGAGCTACTCTGTGGCTGCCGGTGTGCAGAGCGCGATGATCCAGTGGTGGTACGGCCATAACGCGGTGGGCTTCTTCCTGACGGCGGGCTTCCTTGGTATCATGTATTATTATGTACCCAAGCAGGCAAACCGCCCAATTTATTCCTACCGTCTCTCCATCATCCATTTCTGGTCACTGATCTTTCTTTATATCTGGGTAGGTTCGCACCATCTGCTCTATACGGCCCTGCCGGACTGGGTGCAGACGCTCGGTATGACTTTCTCCATCATGCTCTGGCTACCTTCCTGGGGCGGCATGATCAACGGTATGATGACCCTCAATAACGCATGGCATAAATTGCGTGAGGACCCGATCTTGCAGTTCCTGATCATCTCGCTTGCTTTCTATGGTATGTCGACCTTTGAAGGACCGGTTCTGGCGATTAAGGAAGTCAATGCGTTGGCGCATTACACGGACTGGATTGTCGGTCACGTACATTCCGGCACCCTTGGCTGGGTAGGCTTCATCAGCTTCGGCGCACTCTACCATATGGTGCCGGTGCTGTGGAAAAAGCAGCGCCTCTATTCCATTACTCTCGTGCGCATCCACCTTTGGGTCGGCACGATCGGTATTGTGCTGTACCTGGTGGCGATGTGGTCTGCAGGGATTATGCAGGGCCTCATGGATCGTGAGTATGATGCCAATGGGTTCCTCGTGCATTCCTTTGTGGAAATCGTGCAGGCAAGGTGGCCGTTCTACCTCATGCGTGCAGTCGGCGGCGTACTATATCTGACCGGCGTGGTGATCATGATCTATAACGTATGGAAAACCGTCAATGATAAGAGCGTACCGGCTGTTGCCGTTACCAAGGAGACCGTAGCATGA
- a CDS encoding sulfite exporter TauE/SafE family protein: protein MEHCHEMLIEAGPYGLAATLFMAALLGSISHCAGMCGPFVLAQVSGFAVPPTTTAQKYYRLLLLPYHAGRMTTYTFLGVLACTLTAPLLHAPALKILSAILLVAAGILFLASAFSQLFPTKYFQFKFNLCGAPHWIMQRINLILPSHTLAAGYVLGVLLGFLPCGLVYAAVLAAAATGNVTQAAVGMMAFAVGTVPMLTVIALGGKMLVNRNYAWIKPVSAVLMAGNSVALFAMAGKGFV from the coding sequence ATGGAGCATTGCCACGAGATGTTAATCGAAGCCGGGCCCTACGGGTTGGCCGCCACGTTGTTTATGGCAGCCCTGTTAGGAAGCATTAGCCACTGCGCCGGCATGTGCGGTCCCTTCGTCCTCGCGCAAGTGTCCGGTTTCGCAGTTCCCCCCACGACTACAGCACAGAAATATTACCGCCTTCTTCTGCTCCCCTACCATGCCGGGCGCATGACAACTTATACATTTCTGGGCGTTCTCGCATGCACGCTTACTGCACCGTTGCTGCATGCTCCGGCGCTGAAGATCCTTTCTGCGATACTGTTAGTAGCAGCGGGAATCCTATTTCTCGCTTCTGCATTTTCGCAACTATTCCCAACAAAATATTTTCAGTTCAAATTTAACTTGTGCGGTGCCCCGCATTGGATTATGCAACGAATTAACCTGATACTACCTTCGCATACTCTTGCGGCGGGATATGTATTGGGAGTGTTGCTGGGGTTCTTGCCATGCGGTCTGGTTTACGCCGCGGTACTGGCTGCAGCGGCCACAGGCAATGTAACGCAAGCGGCTGTCGGAATGATGGCATTTGCAGTCGGAACAGTGCCGATGCTTACGGTAATCGCATTAGGCGGAAAAATGTTGGTGAACAGGAATTATGCCTGGATAAAGCCGGTATCGGCGGTTCTGATGGCAGGTAACAGCGTAGCGCTTTTTGCAATGGCAGGAAAAGGATTTGTATGA
- a CDS encoding OmpW family outer membrane protein, with protein sequence MMKNTIRKSIVTSVAALFGVSLFAAGTAQAAGEGDLIGRIRYVEVLPSDEGVDASNELMPILEHNAGVDIDADYYLSPNISSELSLLVSSHNVKSNQNGSNMGKVWLASPSLTLKYHFFSDKIIRPYVGAGVNYTRFFGTDSANGNSLGYSSSIAPVIQLGADLQFNKAWSLNLDFKRIYMRSEVSNNNGTDHKDTIDPYTVGVGVGYKF encoded by the coding sequence ATGATGAAGAACACCATCAGGAAGAGTATTGTCACCTCCGTTGCCGCTTTGTTCGGCGTATCGTTATTTGCTGCCGGTACTGCTCAGGCCGCCGGTGAAGGGGATCTGATCGGCCGCATCCGTTATGTGGAAGTGCTGCCGTCGGACGAAGGGGTAGATGCAAGCAACGAACTTATGCCTATCCTCGAGCATAATGCCGGTGTGGATATCGACGCGGATTACTATCTCTCCCCGAATATTTCTTCGGAATTGTCACTGCTGGTTTCGTCGCATAACGTGAAGTCCAACCAGAACGGCTCCAATATGGGCAAAGTCTGGCTTGCTTCACCGTCTCTGACGCTGAAATACCATTTCTTTTCAGATAAAATCATTCGTCCCTATGTCGGCGCCGGTGTGAACTACACGCGCTTCTTCGGCACCGACAGTGCAAACGGCAACTCGCTGGGCTATAGCTCCAGCATCGCTCCTGTTATTCAGCTCGGTGCGGATTTGCAGTTTAACAAGGCCTGGTCGCTGAACCTGGACTTCAAACGTATCTATATGCGTTCGGAAGTCAGTAATAACAACGGTACGGATCATAAAGATACGATCGACCCTTATACGGTCGGTGTCGGTGTCGGCTATAAGTTCTGA